The Verrucomicrobiia bacterium genomic interval GGCGGCCTTTACGTGGGCGACTTGATTCTGCAGGTGGACAGCCGGACGATCCGCAATGTCGAAGAACTCAGGCAGGTCATGGAGCAGGTCAGCAAGGACCGGAAGAGTGTTGTCATCATGAAAGTGTTGCGCGGCATTCGCACTTCGTACCTGGAAATGGAACCGAACTGGAAAACGGAATGAAGTTTTCCGGACGCCGCAACGCATGTTGTTGAGACCCCGTCATCATTGAATTTGCAGCAAACATTTAAGTAAGAGGAATCAGCATGACTTTGAAATTACTTTGCCCGTTGCTCGCCGCCGTGTCGCTCTTCAGCGCGTCCGTAACAAACGCGGATGAGCTTGCAGACAAGGGCCGCCAGGTGTTGAAAAAAAATCAGCACGCCGTGGTGACCGTGCAGGTTGTCATCAAGGCCACCTCCTCAGGGCGCGGCAGCGAGAACCGGCAGGAGATCACAGGGACCGTTGTGGAACCTTCCGGCCTCACAGTGCTTGCGTTGTCGGCTTGCGATCCCACGGAAATGTATCGCCGCCTTTCGGACGATTACCGCGTGGAGGTGGAGGTCAGCGACATCAAGATCCTGCTCGACGACAACACTGAACTGGCGGCGGAAATTGTTCTGCGCGACAAGGACATGGATCTCGCATTCATTCGCCCCAAAGTGAAACCCGCGAAGCCAATGCCCGCGATTGATCTCTCACAAACCGGAACGGCCGATATCCTCGACCCTGTTATTTCCCTGAATCGCTTGAACAAGGCTGCGAACAGGGCGTACGCGGTTTCGGTCGAACGGATCAGCGCAGTGATCCAGAAGCCGCGCACGTTTTACATTCCCGACAGCGGACAGACCAGCACGACGCTGGGCTCTCCGGCATTTCTCACGGATGGAAAGTTTCTGGGCATCTTTGTCATGCGCGCCGTGCGTGCCAGCGGCAGCGGCGCCATGCGGCAGAACATCACGTCGATCATCCTGCCTGCCAGCGAGATCTCTGAAGCTGCCAAACAGGCGCCGGAAGGCAAAGTGGAGGAAGAGAAGAAGGCCGATGCCGCCCCTGCTGCTGCCGCGGCTCCCGCACAATAGACCAGCCGTCACTTCATGGCCGTCGCAGCAATCGCACTTGCAAAGGAATGATTGCCCCCTCCCCGACGCCTAGCCGAGCAAACGTGCTCGGGGTTGG includes:
- a CDS encoding serine protease, translated to MTLKLLCPLLAAVSLFSASVTNADELADKGRQVLKKNQHAVVTVQVVIKATSSGRGSENRQEITGTVVEPSGLTVLALSACDPTEMYRRLSDDYRVEVEVSDIKILLDDNTELAAEIVLRDKDMDLAFIRPKVKPAKPMPAIDLSQTGTADILDPVISLNRLNKAANRAYAVSVERISAVIQKPRTFYIPDSGQTSTTLGSPAFLTDGKFLGIFVMRAVRASGSGAMRQNITSIILPASEISEAAKQAPEGKVEEEKKADAAPAAAAAPAQ